From the Nodularia sphaerocarpa UHCC 0038 genome, the window AATCAAATAGTAATTACTGCTTATTTCCTCGGTGTTTCACCTGAACGCATTCGCAGGTGGTATCGTCAGGAAAAGCTGGAGAAATTTTAAACTGTTTTTCAAATCAGCCTCGTATATTAAAAGCAGGTAGCTATGAAAAATTCAGGTAAATTGCATGGTTCAAAAACCCAACCCTCGATCAAATCGTACACTCAAATTTTTAATAATTAGTTTTCTGATTATTACCCTGATTTTCCTAGCCCAATACGTCAACATTCCAGTAATTTTAAATAATTCCATTTTATGGGTGCAAAGTCTTGGTGTCTTCGGACCCATTGCTTATATTGTTATTTATAACTTAGCCACAATACTATTTATCCCCGGTTCTCTCTTAACCCTCAAAGGTGGTTGCTTATTTGGACTGTTTTGGGGGTCTGTATATGTGTTAATTGCTGCAATCATCGGAGCAATTTTAGCCTTTATCCTTGGACGATATTTATCCCGTGATTGGGTTTCGCGCCAGATTGATAAATATCCTAAATTTAAAGCCATAGATTTAGCAGTAGCCAAAGAAGGATGGAAAATTGTTTTACTGACTCGTTTATGTCCCATCTTTCCATTCAACTTATTAAATTATGCTTTTGGAGTCACACAAGTTTCGCTCAAAGACTATATATTCGGTTCATTGGGCATTATTCCCGGTACAGTTATGTACGTTTATATGGGTTCCTTAGCAGGTGATTTAGCAATGCTTAATGCACCTAATCAGCCTACTAATCCCGAAGCGCAAATCTGGCAATGGGTAATGCAAATAATTGGGTTAATTGCCACTATTGCTATAACTATATATATCACAAACATTGCTCAAAAATCGCTCGCTGCAAGTATGGTGACAGCAGAAATTACCAATGATGAGACTAATAATGAATCATAAATTTCATAATGCTAAGTTAAATTTTCTGTGTAGTGAGTAGCTACCAATTTAGGTTGATAATTAGCGATCGCACTTGGAAACAAAATTTGGCGTTGCTGAATTGGAATATGATATCATGTCCGCTTGATTACTTATTAAAACCCAATAACCCCACCCCGCCAACGCACATAATTGTGGTAATCGTAACTAATTAAACGGACATGATATCACACCTCTTAAATTCTTATTCTCTGCGCCCCTGTGCCTCGTGCGTGTTAGCGTAGCGGGGCGTAGTTTCTTAAATTCATCTCTTAATTTAGCAACGCCACTTTTTTGAAATCGATTTGGGCTTTGACTACACTTGGATCATCTGTGCGCTCGATGCGAAAACCAAGTGTTTCACAAACTTTTTGCATGGGATAATTTTCACTCAAGATATCAGCAGAGATTCTAGTTAGTTGCTCATCTTGACTAACTTGCAATAACCGTCGCAGTAACTCAGTTCCTATACCTTGACACTGAAAGCGATCGCATACCACAATCGCAAATTCTGCTTCATTCCTACCATGTATTTTACTTAATCGACCAACTGCCAAAATTTCCCTTGTTTGCGTTTCGGGATTTTGATATTCTACAACTAAGGCAATTTCACGATCATAATCAATAAAACAAATCCGTGTTAACCGTTCATGGGCTACTCTTGATTGCAGTTTAATTAAGTGAAAATAACGAAAATAAACACTTTGTTCTGATAGTGTCTGATGAAATTTTACCATCAATGGCTCATCTTCTGGACGAATCGGGCGAATAGTCACAGGAGTGCCATTTCTCATCCTCCACTGGCTGACATATTGTATAGGATAGGGGCGAATCGCTAACTTTGGTAATTGTTCCTCCTGAATATCTGCTTCGTGGAGGATAATTCGAGCATCGAGGGTAATTAATTGCTCAGATGAAGCCAGTAAAGGATTAATATCGATTTCCTTAATTTCACGCTGTTCTACAACTAATTGACTAAATACCACCATTATTTGTTCAAGGGCAGCAATATCAACACTTTTGCGTCCCCGGACTCCTTGAAGCGCTTTGTAAATTTGTGTTTGCTCGATCATGCGTCGTGCTAAAGTAGTATTTAGGGGTGGAAGTGCGATGGCGCGATCGCGAAAAATCTCGACTAATTGTCCTCCTGTACCAAAAAGCAACACCGGACCAAATTGTGCATCCAGACTACTACCAATAATCAGTTCATAACCAGCCATTTTTACCATTGGCTGCACAGTCACACCTAAAAAATGCTCAACACCTACTTTCTCACTCACTGATTCGGCAATAGCATTGTAAGCTTCTCTGACGGCTTCAGCGTCTCGCAGATTTAACTGCACACCGCCAACATCGGTTTTATGGGTAATTGTGTGGGAAAAAAGCTTGACAACAACTGGATAGCCCATATTTTCAGCACATTGAACCGCTTCATCCTCGCTTTTAGCAACGCAAGTACTCACCACCGGAATACCATAAGCTGCTAAAATCTGCTTGGATTCAAACTCTGTGAGCATAGTTCGCTGTGCTTGACGTGCTGCTTGGATAATTTTTTCCACACAGTTACGGTTTGGTATCCCTGAAGCCAAATCCAGTGCAGGTATTACAGGAGTTTCGTAAATACCACGCAGGTTATAACTAGATTGCCACATATAACTAAACATCCGTGCCGCAGTATCAGGATAAGGATATGTGGGGATATGATTTTGATTGAGAATCATCTCACCTGCTGCTACATCTGCACCTCCCATCCAACTAGCAAGGATAGGTTTACCAGCCATCTGCGCGTAGGGTTTCAATTGTTCGGCTGTTTGGGTGGGTTCTGTCATGGCTTGGGGAGTGAGAATCACTAATAAACCATCACTATTTGGGTCTTTAGCCGCAATTTCTAAGGCTTGAGTATATCGCTGTGGGTCAGCATCGCCTAGAATGTCAATGGGATTACCATGACTCCAATGTGTGGGTAATATTTGGTTAAGAGAGGCGGTAGTCTCCTGAGAAATTGGTGCAACTTCTCCACCTGTAGCAATTAAAGCATCAGTAGCCAGCACTCCGGGACCACCTGCGTTAGTCAAAATTGTTAAACGTGGCCCTTGGGGACGGGGTTGTTTTGCTAATACTTCTGCCATGTCGAACAAGTCAGAGATGCTGTTAACCCGCAACACTCCACAACGCCGGAAGGCTGCATCCAGAACTTCATCACTTCCAGTTAATGCGCCAGTATGGGAGGCTGCGGCTTTAGCTGCGGCTTCGGTACGTCCGGCTTTAATCACAATAATCGGTTTAGTTAATGCAACTTCCCGCGCTGCTGACAGAAATGATCGTGCATCCCCAATTGATTCCATGTAGATTACAATACTTTTGGTATAAGGGTCATCACCTAAATAAGAAATCAAATCTCCCCAACCCACATCTAGCATGGAGCCAAGGGAAACAAAGGCGCTAAAACCTACGTTTTCTCGGAAACTCCAATCAAGAATAGCTGTGCAGAGCGCTCCACTTTGACTAATAAAGCCGACATTTCCCGGACGTGCCATTGAACTGGCAAAAGTCGCATTTAAACCCGTGCGCGGACTCATTAAACCCAAGCAGTTAGGGCCAATAATCCGTATTTGTCCACGATGGGCTTGCTCAAGTATTTGCTGTTCTAAGGTGACACCTCCAGCGCCAGCTTCTTTAAAACCAGCACTCAGGATAATTGCACCTTTAACACCTGCATCCACGCACTCAGCAATAATACCTGGGACTGTTGATGCTGGGGTAGCAATAACTGCTAAATCCACTGGTTCGGGGACATCAAATATAGTCGGGTAGGCTTTAATTCCCAAGATGCTGTGACGCTGGGGATTAACAGGAAATACAATTCCCCCAAAAGGATTACTAATTAAATTCCATAATAAAGTACGCCCCACACTATGAGGTTTTTCACTCGCACCAATTACCGCCACACTTTGGGGTGCAAACATGACATTCAGAGGATTTTGCTTGTCAGTTCGCCAAATATCGTAGGCGCGTTCAAGAGATGACTGTGTAGGCTTTTGCATGAGTTGCTACTACCTGTCGTGGAAATGTGCTTGGTTACAAAAATTTTAAAGAAATAACCTGGAATTTTCTTCTATAATTTGGCTAATTTTTTGTAAGGCGATCGCTACTCCAATTTCCGCAATTGGTGATAAGCTATATCCTAATTCAAAGTTTACTCCTGGTACTTTAATCCACCAAGCTGGCGGACAACGATGATATAGGGCTTGAGTTAGTGCTAAGAGCGATCGCGGATCGGCTGTATGTCCGGCTATGATGTTGCAAGATGTCGGTGAAAGGGATTGTACTTGTACTTGAGAACTTTCGGAAATTAAACAAGCATCAATAAATATTGCTAAATTAGCACTGGCTAAAATTTCAGCCAGTTCGGGGGTGAGTTGGTGAACAGCAAGAGATTTTACCTGTGATAGCTGCAAGGCTTTTGCTACTTTTTGTCCAATACCATCATCACTACGTAATTCGTTACCGTATCCTATGGCGATCGCATGAGGGTTCATTTTATTTGGGTTGATTTATGTCACGCAGAGGCGCAGAGGCGCGGAGAAGAGAGGAAGGAGAATTTATTAGGAATTATTCTCGCCAAATTTCGTTAACTATACTCCCGTTTTTATCAATTAATTGAATATGTAATGGCATTTGTCCGGCTGCATGAGTTGAACAACTTAAACATGGGTCAAAGGCTCTGATTCCGGCTTCTACTCGGTTTAATATTCCTTCAGGAATTTCTGAGCCGTGAATAAAATGTCTAGCAATTTGCGCGACTGTGCGATTCATTGCTAAATTATTCTGACCTGTGGCAATTATTAAGTTTACTTTCTGCATTAAACCGTTTTCATCTACTTGATAATGGTGAAATAATGTCCCTCTTGGGGCTTCACTTACTCCCACTCCTGATAATTGATTAATTCCTGCTTCAGCCCGCAATCTATTTGATAATAAATCTGGGTCATCTAATAAGATTTCTATATGCTCAATTGATGCTAGAATTTCAATTAATCGAGCATAGTGATAGAAAAATGATGAGTTAACAGTGCCTTTGCCTCTATCTCTATATTCTCGTAATTCTACATCAGCTAAAGGTGTACCAATATGACGACAAATGTTCAGACGTGCTAGGGGACCAACTCGATAAATTCCACTATTTAAATTACAATGGTCGCTCTGGTCAGGATAACCCAAAGGACGATAATAAGGAAATTTTAAATAAGAATGGGATTCAACTGCTTCACCAATAAATTGTTGATAATTAGTGGGGTCGAGTTTGTCAGCTATAATATTACCCGCACTATCTACAAAACGAATATGTCCGTCGTAGTTTTCCCACAAACCATCAGGAGTGACTAAACCCATAAATAAGCTGGGAAAATTACCAAAGGTTTGGGCTTCTTGTTGATAATTATTGAGTAATTCTTTAAATTTACCCAGTGCATTGAAAATTGTGGTGCGTACTTCCGGGATGCGGTTCTGAATATGGATGCGTCCTTCTGGGGATAAGGCTTCGCGCACACCACCAGGAACCGCCCATGAGGGGTGTATTTTCTGTCCTCCTAATTGTTCAATAATCTCTTGTCCAAATTGACGCAAGCGGATTCCTCCACGGGCTAGTTTTGGTTCTGCTGCAATTAACCCAAATATATTGCGTTTTGCAGGGTCGCTATCCATTCCTAATAATAAGTCGGGGGCGCTGAGGTGGAAGAAACTCAAGGAATGGGATTGAATAATTTGGGCTAAATTCATTAACCGCCGCAGTTTTTCGGCTGCTTTAGGAATTATCACAGACAGGATGCGATCGCCTGCTTTGGCGGAGGCTAATAAATGGCTTACTGGACAAATTCCGCAAATTCTGGCTGTAATTCCTGGCATTTCCCACAGGGGACGACCTTCACAAAATTTCTCAAATCCCCGAAATTCTGTCACATGAAATTGGGCATCGCTGACTTGTCCTGTATCATCTAAATAAATGCTGATTTTGGCGTGTCCTTCTATGCGGGTTACTGGATCTATAATGATTTTTTTAGGCATAATGTTTTGGGGTTTTAATTATAGGATTTATTCACGCAGAGTCGCAGAGGCGCAGAGAGGAGGAGTTATGGAACCTCACCCCAGCCCTCTCCTTGGTAAGGAGAGGGAGCCGGAGGGGAAATATTATTTTTGTGCTTGATTGGGTGGGATTTAGGATACATTTTACTGGAGTGTTTAAGTTAGCCAAATTTAATCATGTCTCTTCCTTCTAGTTGTGGTTTTTCTCCTTTTAATAGTGGTTCTAATGTGGCTTTGATTCGAGTGGCTGAGGGTGGACATCCTGGCATATAAATATCAACTGGGACTATTCTATGTACTGGAACTACTCTGTCTAGTAAGGTGGGGACAATTCCAGGTTCATGGGGAATTTGTCCGTGAATATCTGCTGTTTCTATGTAACAACGCTGGAGTACAGGCTCGGCACTACCTAAAGGGTTACGTAAGGCGGTAACATTACCAGTGACTGCACAATCACCAAAGGAAACTAGAATGTGCGATCGCTCTCTGACTATGTGAATCATTTGCAGATGATCTTCGTTAGCAATTGCACCTTCAACTAACACTACATCTACTCCTTGGGGATATTCTTTAACATCAGCAAAGGGACTATAAACTAAGTCTACTTGTGCAGCTAAATCTATTAGCCATTCGTCTAAATCGAGAAAGGACATATGACAGCCAGAACAGCCGCCTAACCAAACTGTTGCTAGTTTTAAACGAGACATAATAATTCGTAATTCGTAATTCGTAGTTGGGGAGTTAACGGTTATTTTTTTAGTGTTTAAGCAAAATTATGAGGAAACGAACCGCAGAGACGCAGAGGACACAGAGTTATGAGAGTTTCAGAGGTTTTTTCGTAAGTTTTAATTATTTAAAGGTTCCATTGGTGTTTTTCTCTGGCGGTGACGAGGAAATCTAGTTTGGCGCGATCGCCTTTGGCGGGGCGTAGCCCATCGCGTTTCATTTCTCCGACGCTTGAACCTTTATCAAACAATGCACCTGTAGGACAGGCGTTAACGCATTTACCGCAAGAAGTACAAGTTTGCGAGGTTCCCCAAGGTTGATTTAAATCAGTGATGATGTGGGAATTTGTCCCCCTTCCCGCCATATCCCAAGTGTGCGCTCCTTCAATTTCGTCACAAACACGTATACAACGAGTGCAAAGAATACAACGGTTATGGTCAACACCAAAGCGATCATGAGAAACATCGACTTTGCGATCAGGGAAATGATAATCTAAACGCACATGATCCATACCCATCTCAATTGCTAAATCTTGCAATTCACAATTACCATTAGCGACACATACCGAGCAAATGTGATTACCCTCAGCAAACAGCATCTCGATAATTGTACGCCGATATCTGTGTAGGCGATCGCTATCTGTCTTCACCTCCATCCCCTCAGTCACCTTAGTCACACAAGCAGGCTGAAGCTTATTACTACCAGCAATTTCCACCAAACACAACCGACAAGCCCCCACATCAGTCACCCCCTGCAAATGACACAAAGTCGGAATATAAATCCCCGCATCCTGCGCCGCTTGCAGAACAGTCTCCTCCTCCCGACCACTAACCAACCGCTCATTAATACTTAAAGTCTTAACAACCATCTCACCTTCACCTCCAAAAAACTCCGCGTACCTTTGCGTTAACCTCCGCGCCCCTTTGCGTTTAAATCAACTCCAAATACTCATCCCGAAAATATCGCAAAGTGCTAAAAACCGGATTAGGCGCAGACTGA encodes:
- a CDS encoding TVP38/TMEM64 family protein; amino-acid sequence: MVQKPNPRSNRTLKFLIISFLIITLIFLAQYVNIPVILNNSILWVQSLGVFGPIAYIVIYNLATILFIPGSLLTLKGGCLFGLFWGSVYVLIAAIIGAILAFILGRYLSRDWVSRQIDKYPKFKAIDLAVAKEGWKIVLLTRLCPIFPFNLLNYAFGVTQVSLKDYIFGSLGIIPGTVMYVYMGSLAGDLAMLNAPNQPTNPEAQIWQWVMQIIGLIATIAITIYITNIAQKSLAASMVTAEITNDETNNES
- a CDS encoding bifunctional acetate--CoA ligase family protein/GNAT family N-acetyltransferase gives rise to the protein MQKPTQSSLERAYDIWRTDKQNPLNVMFAPQSVAVIGASEKPHSVGRTLLWNLISNPFGGIVFPVNPQRHSILGIKAYPTIFDVPEPVDLAVIATPASTVPGIIAECVDAGVKGAIILSAGFKEAGAGGVTLEQQILEQAHRGQIRIIGPNCLGLMSPRTGLNATFASSMARPGNVGFISQSGALCTAILDWSFRENVGFSAFVSLGSMLDVGWGDLISYLGDDPYTKSIVIYMESIGDARSFLSAAREVALTKPIIVIKAGRTEAAAKAAASHTGALTGSDEVLDAAFRRCGVLRVNSISDLFDMAEVLAKQPRPQGPRLTILTNAGGPGVLATDALIATGGEVAPISQETTASLNQILPTHWSHGNPIDILGDADPQRYTQALEIAAKDPNSDGLLVILTPQAMTEPTQTAEQLKPYAQMAGKPILASWMGGADVAAGEMILNQNHIPTYPYPDTAARMFSYMWQSSYNLRGIYETPVIPALDLASGIPNRNCVEKIIQAARQAQRTMLTEFESKQILAAYGIPVVSTCVAKSEDEAVQCAENMGYPVVVKLFSHTITHKTDVGGVQLNLRDAEAVREAYNAIAESVSEKVGVEHFLGVTVQPMVKMAGYELIIGSSLDAQFGPVLLFGTGGQLVEIFRDRAIALPPLNTTLARRMIEQTQIYKALQGVRGRKSVDIAALEQIMVVFSQLVVEQREIKEIDINPLLASSEQLITLDARIILHEADIQEEQLPKLAIRPYPIQYVSQWRMRNGTPVTIRPIRPEDEPLMVKFHQTLSEQSVYFRYFHLIKLQSRVAHERLTRICFIDYDREIALVVEYQNPETQTREILAVGRLSKIHGRNEAEFAIVVCDRFQCQGIGTELLRRLLQVSQDEQLTRISADILSENYPMQKVCETLGFRIERTDDPSVVKAQIDFKKVALLN
- a CDS encoding hydrogenase maturation protease, which gives rise to MNPHAIAIGYGNELRSDDGIGQKVAKALQLSQVKSLAVHQLTPELAEILASANLAIFIDACLISESSQVQVQSLSPTSCNIIAGHTADPRSLLALTQALYHRCPPAWWIKVPGVNFELGYSLSPIAEIGVAIALQKISQIIEENSRLFL
- a CDS encoding Ni/Fe hydrogenase subunit alpha, with amino-acid sequence MPKKIIIDPVTRIEGHAKISIYLDDTGQVSDAQFHVTEFRGFEKFCEGRPLWEMPGITARICGICPVSHLLASAKAGDRILSVIIPKAAEKLRRLMNLAQIIQSHSLSFFHLSAPDLLLGMDSDPAKRNIFGLIAAEPKLARGGIRLRQFGQEIIEQLGGQKIHPSWAVPGGVREALSPEGRIHIQNRIPEVRTTIFNALGKFKELLNNYQQEAQTFGNFPSLFMGLVTPDGLWENYDGHIRFVDSAGNIIADKLDPTNYQQFIGEAVESHSYLKFPYYRPLGYPDQSDHCNLNSGIYRVGPLARLNICRHIGTPLADVELREYRDRGKGTVNSSFFYHYARLIEILASIEHIEILLDDPDLLSNRLRAEAGINQLSGVGVSEAPRGTLFHHYQVDENGLMQKVNLIIATGQNNLAMNRTVAQIARHFIHGSEIPEGILNRVEAGIRAFDPCLSCSTHAAGQMPLHIQLIDKNGSIVNEIWRE
- a CDS encoding oxidoreductase, with protein sequence MSRLKLATVWLGGCSGCHMSFLDLDEWLIDLAAQVDLVYSPFADVKEYPQGVDVVLVEGAIANEDHLQMIHIVRERSHILVSFGDCAVTGNVTALRNPLGSAEPVLQRCYIETADIHGQIPHEPGIVPTLLDRVVPVHRIVPVDIYMPGCPPSATRIKATLEPLLKGEKPQLEGRDMIKFG
- the hoxU gene encoding bidirectional hydrogenase complex protein HoxU yields the protein MVVKTLSINERLVSGREEETVLQAAQDAGIYIPTLCHLQGVTDVGACRLCLVEIAGSNKLQPACVTKVTEGMEVKTDSDRLHRYRRTIIEMLFAEGNHICSVCVANGNCELQDLAIEMGMDHVRLDYHFPDRKVDVSHDRFGVDHNRCILCTRCIRVCDEIEGAHTWDMAGRGTNSHIITDLNQPWGTSQTCTSCGKCVNACPTGALFDKGSSVGEMKRDGLRPAKGDRAKLDFLVTAREKHQWNL